A window of Marispirochaeta aestuarii genomic DNA:
GTAGGACATCATGGAAATGGTGATTATCAAATACAGATTAGTGATGCAGCTAATTTAGAATATATTATTAGCTTGGTAAAGCAGAGCTATAATTTATCAAAGGCCACATAACAAACGCATGCAACTGTCAATTTTTTTGTCGTGCTTTTTGCTTACGCAAAAATCCTGCCAACCCTTCGGGACAAAATTGCAGCTGATGCGGGCGTTATACACCACGATAGCAGGTTAAAAATAAAAATGGAATTAAGAATACATCATATATTTGATATTATTAGAGATATAGGAAAAGGTAAAATACTCGAAAAACATGAATATGGACATTCTTATCATATTATTGCTAAAAAAATATTAAATGAAGAGTTTGAAATAATTAAAATTGTTGTAAAGAGTGATGATGTATGTAGAGGCTGCGTAAAATTATATGATGGAAAATGTATAGATATTATTGATCATCGCAATGATTTTACAAAAAAAGATGAATTTAATAACTATTTAGACAATAGGATTATAAAAGTTCTAGAAATTAATAATTGCGATACTTTCACATTTAAAGAAATATTACAGCTGACTGAAGAATATCTAAAAAATATAGAATTTATTTATGAAGGTAATGATATATTACATACTCAAGAAAGAAAAAAGAATGTAGAAAAAGGTATATTGAAATTAAAGAATTAAGAAAGTTGGTGGAAAATGAATTATAGATATCGAATCTATCTGTACAGAAATAGTATTCACCTGACAGTTGCCTCTTTATAAATATCTCTCTGAACAATAGTTTTCCATTGTTCCTGTCATTAGGTCATCGGTAGAGAGGGTTGCCGGTAGAAGAGATTCCCACGCGCCGGATTTTTCCACTTTCGGCAGTTTCTGTAATACAACAAATAGAGCTTGCAATAGTTACGTAATGGTTGTATTTTATAACCAAGGAGTGCTTATGGCAAGTATTACGATACGAAACATACCAGATTCGATTTTAAGGCGCATTAGAACTTTATCCGAAATAGAAAAACGCAGTATCAATAGTGAACTTCTGATACTGATAGAAAACGGCTTGAATAAGGAAATAGAAACCAAAGAAACAGGTACGCTTATTCTATCAAAGGAGAGTCAAATCAAAATGTGGGAAAGTATGTCAGGAACCTGGGAAGATATTCGCTCAACCGAGGAAATCATAGAAGATATCTACAGTCATAGAACAAAGGGGAGAGCGGTAGATCTATGATTTTGATAGATACCGATATATGTATCGAGTTACTACGAGGCAACAAAAAGGTTATAGAGAAACGAAAAGAAGAAAACGATACAATAGCAGTATCTTTCATGACTGTATCAGAACTCTATTATGGCGCGTACAAATCGAATAAACCTTCACATAATACTTCTTTGGTAGAAGAATTTATTCTGACGGTAAATGTAATCCAGAGTTCCCTTCGAATATCAAAGAGATTTGGTGATTTGAAGAGCAAACTACAAAGAGAAGGAATACTGATAGAGGACGCCGATATATTTTTAGCAGCAACATGCCTGGAGACTTGTGAAAAACTCATTACCGGAAATATAAAACATTACAATCGGATAGATGAGCTAAAAATAGAAAATTGGATAAGATAAGGGCAGCTCTAAAAACGTGGTATTTTTACCATAGTCAAAGAGGAAAGATTTTGTAGCGCCCGGAGGCGTGCCTCTTAGTCTATTTCCCGCGCAAGAAACGGACAAGAACCTCGTCGTTTTCATTCAGCAGATGCAGTTCTTCTCCTTCGATGCGGTAGGAAACAGTACGTTCCAAAGCAAGAAAAAACATGTGCTCCCAGTCTGCCTCGGCACAGTAGCGCCGGGTGGAACCTGTCGGCCCCAGCGAGAGGCTGCCGTCATCCGCGGCACGATACTCGCCGAAAAAAAGATTACAGCCGGCAAAGCCGTTGAATTGACTTTTTTCCGTCCCGAACTGAATATACGGCACTTGATCCACCGTTGGAAAAGGAGCAGTGCGTCCGTCAAATTCCTGAAGGAGCCATGTTTCGCCTTCAAGAGGAACCGGAACAGAAACTATCCCCGCAGAATGCATACACGCGCCCAATATCAGGAATAAGAAAACGGAACCTGCAAATAACTGCTTCATGCGAGAAACATTAGCACCCGGTACAACTCTTTTCAAGCATATCGTCAAAGCATGAGCTTGTTGACGGATACGTTTTTCACTAAAATCAAATTACAGTCATGGTGCTCATAGGGGCAAGGAGAATTTTGTGATGAAAAACAGTGTTCCCGATATTGAATGGATCATAAAGCAGCGGACATCGAAAAACACAGGGATTGCAAAGAAAATGTTCCCCCTTGAGGTATCCCGGACGGCCAGGAAGTTCCACCGGCAGATACCAGGCTACAAGATGAGCCCTCTACGAGCGCTGCCCAACCTGGCCCAGATGTTCGGAGTCGGAGGGATTCTGGTAAAGGACGAATCATTACGCCTGGAGCTCAACAGTTTCAAAGTTCTCGGCGGTTCCTTTGCGCTCTACCGTTTTATTCAGGAAAAAATCGGTATTGATGATAAACTGATGAACTTCGACTATCTTACATCCCAGGAAGTAACCGGAAAGCTCGGAGACCTTACCTTTGCCAGCGCTACCGACGGGAATCACGGCAGGGGACTTGCCTGGGCGGCTCAAAGGCTGGGTTTCAAGTGCGTTATTTATGTTCATTCCGGAACAAGTATTCGGCGTATCGATGCAATAAAGAGTTACGGCGCCCGGGTGGAGGTGATCACGGGTAATTACGATGACGCGGTGCGTCAGATTGTGGTCGATGCCGGGAAATACGGCTGGGAGATAATAAGCGACACCAGCTGGGAAGGATATACAAAGGTCCCGACCTGGATAATGCAGGGCTATACAACCATGACGGCGGAAATTCAGGAGCAACTGAGCGCCCAGGGCCTGACCAAACCTAGCCATATTTTTGTGCAGGCCGGAGTCGGAGCATTAGCGGCGGCGGTTATCGGTTACTATCACAGTCTGTTCGGTCAGGAGGCTCCCCGATGCATTGTCGTAGAACCGGAAAATGCGGCATGCCTTTACCACACGGCCCGGGTCGATGACGGAAGAATCCATTCCATCGACGGAAAACTCGACACCATCATGGCCGGCCTGGCCTGCGGCGAACCCAGTTCGATTGCCTGGGATGTTCTCAAGGACACCGCCGATGCTTTTGTGTCTGTTCCCGATTACATTGCCGCGCGAGGAATGCGGATATACGCCACCCCTCTGGCGGGAGACCCCTTTATCGTCAGCGGCGAGAGCGGAGCGGTTACCCTGGGAGCACTGGTCTCCATTCTAAAGGAAAACGGCGTGGAGGAGCTGCGGGATTTTCTGGGTATCGATGAAGACAGTCAGATCCTTTTTCTAAATACCGAAGGCAATACCGATCCCATACAGTTCCGGCGGATAATCTGGGACGGGAGCAAACCCGTGCCCCAGGAATACTGGATAGAAACGGATTAGTTTCCCGTGGATGGACAAGCTGCACGGAAAAGAGAGTATATGCCGAACATGAGCGTACAAATTTCCGCCGGTGAACTTGTTTGATTTCTGCGGGCTATTCGCACTATAATTAAGGGGAATCCATTACAAAGAGGGTGCGTGATAAAAAGACTGTTTATCTGTATTCTGGTTTTTGTCCTGGCGGGATCGGTGTATTCCCAGGGCCTCTATTTCGACATCGGCTTCGGCCTGGGCAGTGCAACAACTGAAATCGACGGTGAGGATGTTGGCGATTCCCTTGGATCAGGCGTCGACGAGGTTGGCGTTGATCTGGGGCTCAAGGTCGGGTATGGTCCGATCGCCGGGATGCCGCTCTACATTGCCGGAACCCTGGAAGGTATTGGACACCGCTTTGATGACGGTACCAATTACATACAGTTCAACTCCTATCTTCTCGGACCAAGCCTTATTGTATATCCGATACCCCTTATACAGATCGCGGGTTCCATAGGTCACTCGTGGGTATCCAATCAAAGCGATTTACCCATAAGTTTCCATGACAGCGAATCAGGGTTTGCCGGTGATCTCTCCGTTGCGCTGGACTTGGGACAAAAAAATCACGGTTTCCTTCTGGGGCTTAAGTATTTCACCTCGACAAATACCCTTGAAACAAGTAAAGCGGAACAGAATTCATCGATGCTGAGTATTTTCGTTAAATACGCCTATCGGCACAAATAATCCTGATTAGCGGCTGCTTCGATCATGACGATGGTCGAACCGGTTACCGCATCATTGTTTGGAGTCGTGGTTCTACAGGAACGCCTGGTCGCTACGCAGATTTTCGGTATGAGACTTATTCTGGTCACCGTTACT
This region includes:
- a CDS encoding diaminopropionate ammonia-lyase produces the protein MKNSVPDIEWIIKQRTSKNTGIAKKMFPLEVSRTARKFHRQIPGYKMSPLRALPNLAQMFGVGGILVKDESLRLELNSFKVLGGSFALYRFIQEKIGIDDKLMNFDYLTSQEVTGKLGDLTFASATDGNHGRGLAWAAQRLGFKCVIYVHSGTSIRRIDAIKSYGARVEVITGNYDDAVRQIVVDAGKYGWEIISDTSWEGYTKVPTWIMQGYTTMTAEIQEQLSAQGLTKPSHIFVQAGVGALAAAVIGYYHSLFGQEAPRCIVVEPENAACLYHTARVDDGRIHSIDGKLDTIMAGLACGEPSSIAWDVLKDTADAFVSVPDYIAARGMRIYATPLAGDPFIVSGESGAVTLGALVSILKENGVEELRDFLGIDEDSQILFLNTEGNTDPIQFRRIIWDGSKPVPQEYWIETD
- a CDS encoding META domain-containing protein encodes the protein MHSAGIVSVPVPLEGETWLLQEFDGRTAPFPTVDQVPYIQFGTEKSQFNGFAGCNLFFGEYRAADDGSLSLGPTGSTRRYCAEADWEHMFFLALERTVSYRIEGEELHLLNENDEVLVRFLRGK
- a CDS encoding PIN domain-containing protein, which gives rise to MILIDTDICIELLRGNKKVIEKRKEENDTIAVSFMTVSELYYGAYKSNKPSHNTSLVEEFILTVNVIQSSLRISKRFGDLKSKLQREGILIEDADIFLAATCLETCEKLITGNIKHYNRIDELKIENWIR
- a CDS encoding FitA-like ribbon-helix-helix domain-containing protein, translated to MASITIRNIPDSILRRIRTLSEIEKRSINSELLILIENGLNKEIETKETGTLILSKESQIKMWESMSGTWEDIRSTEEIIEDIYSHRTKGRAVDL
- a CDS encoding DUF1284 domain-containing protein: MLFAYAKILPTLRDKIAADAGVIHHDSRLKIKMELRIHHIFDIIRDIGKGKILEKHEYGHSYHIIAKKILNEEFEIIKIVVKSDDVCRGCVKLYDGKCIDIIDHRNDFTKKDEFNNYLDNRIIKVLEINNCDTFTFKEILQLTEEYLKNIEFIYEGNDILHTQERKKNVEKGILKLKN